Proteins co-encoded in one Sporosarcina sp. FSL K6-1522 genomic window:
- a CDS encoding pseudouridine synthase gives MRLDKLLANMGFGSRKEVKVLLKKGAVRVNAQPVKDAALHIDPVKDEVTILGEPVVYKEFIYVMMNKPQGVLSATEDKRDRTVVDLLDEENRRYEPFPVGRLDKDTEGFLLLTNDGKLAHNLLSPKKGVPKTYYAHVAGVVTEDDALRFSEGVTLDDGYLTKPGQLRILKSAEVSEIELTITEGKFHQVKRMFEAVGKKVVYLKRLSMGPLVLDETLALGAYRELTEAELGLLTQLSEN, from the coding sequence ATGCGGTTAGATAAATTATTGGCTAATATGGGATTCGGCTCACGTAAAGAAGTTAAGGTGTTATTGAAAAAAGGTGCTGTTCGCGTCAATGCGCAACCAGTGAAAGATGCTGCATTGCATATTGATCCTGTGAAAGATGAAGTAACAATCCTTGGTGAGCCTGTCGTCTATAAGGAATTTATCTATGTGATGATGAATAAGCCACAAGGGGTTTTATCGGCAACGGAAGATAAGCGGGATCGAACAGTCGTCGATTTACTGGACGAAGAAAATCGTCGTTATGAGCCATTTCCGGTCGGTAGATTGGATAAAGACACAGAAGGTTTCTTGCTGTTAACGAATGATGGTAAGCTTGCACATAATTTATTGTCGCCGAAAAAAGGGGTGCCGAAAACATATTATGCACATGTAGCAGGCGTTGTGACGGAAGATGATGCGCTACGATTTTCGGAAGGTGTTACGTTGGATGATGGCTATTTGACAAAGCCAGGTCAACTTCGTATTCTGAAATCGGCCGAGGTGTCTGAAATTGAATTGACGATTACGGAAGGTAAATTCCATCAAGTGAAGCGGATGTTTGAGGCGGTTGGCAAAAAGGTCGTTTACTTGAAACGTTTGTCAATGGGGCCGCTTGTATTGGACGAAACATTGGCGCTTGGGGCTTATAGAGAGTTGACAGAAGCTGAATTGGGGCTTCTTACACAGCTGTCTGAGAACTAG
- a CDS encoding DeoR family transcriptional regulator: protein MKPATDRMLTRIKDVYLYILDNGTVTTENLVEEFGITHRTVQRDLNVLEYNELVTSPVRGKWTTTAKKVKLSS, encoded by the coding sequence TTGAAACCTGCTACTGATCGTATGCTTACTCGCATCAAGGACGTCTACTTGTACATCCTTGACAACGGTACTGTAACAACAGAGAACTTGGTCGAAGAATTTGGCATCACTCACCGTACTGTCCAACGGGACTTAAATGTCCTGGAGTACAACGAGCTCGTCACGAGCCCGGTTCGCGGTAAATGGACGACGACAGCAAAAAAAGTGAAATTGTCTTCTTGA
- the pepV gene encoding dipeptidase PepV, with amino-acid sequence MDWKQLALDRQAHLIADLQQLIAIPSVLDEEGVTAEIPFGPEPRRALDWLLDEGQKAGLAVKNVDNMAGHIEMGEGDELLGILCHVDVVPAGVGWTYGPFDGTVEAGKLFGRGAIDDKGPTIAAWHAMQMVKESGLALNKRVRLIIGTDEESGFRCVDRYFEKESMPTIGFAPDADFPIINAEKGIATVLFSQKADVADGQLLHFQSGKRINMVPDYAEAHILKGSVAVQQQFKSFLDSHGVTGAIREEGELTILSLNGKSAHAAEPNDGINAAVLLATFLNQIFQEGASKNFTQFIVDAFAQDSRGHFLGLAFEDGSSGETTLNAGIVRFNPAEGGEIRVSMRYSVTCPFEEAMTACMERLKNSAFAVDIQANSAPHYVDANEPLIQTLQKVYTEHTGERAELLAIGGGTYARVLKKGVAFGMLFPGREDVAHQADEYVYLEDLVKATAIYADAISRLVCGKTEGE; translated from the coding sequence ATGGATTGGAAACAACTAGCGTTAGACAGGCAGGCACATTTGATAGCGGATTTACAGCAGTTGATTGCGATTCCTTCTGTGTTGGACGAAGAGGGGGTTACTGCAGAAATACCCTTTGGACCTGAACCTAGACGTGCACTTGACTGGTTGCTCGATGAAGGCCAGAAAGCAGGTCTTGCTGTGAAAAATGTCGACAATATGGCAGGACATATTGAAATGGGTGAAGGGGACGAGTTGCTAGGTATCCTTTGCCACGTCGATGTTGTGCCAGCGGGAGTAGGTTGGACGTACGGACCGTTTGATGGAACTGTTGAAGCGGGCAAGTTGTTTGGTCGTGGGGCGATTGATGATAAAGGACCGACGATTGCAGCTTGGCATGCAATGCAGATGGTAAAGGAGTCAGGGCTCGCCCTCAATAAGCGAGTGAGGCTAATTATCGGAACAGATGAGGAAAGTGGATTCCGTTGTGTAGACCGTTATTTTGAAAAAGAGTCTATGCCGACAATCGGATTTGCCCCGGATGCGGATTTCCCAATCATTAATGCGGAGAAGGGAATCGCTACTGTTCTCTTTAGTCAGAAAGCAGATGTCGCAGATGGGCAGTTGCTACACTTCCAGTCGGGAAAGCGGATAAATATGGTACCCGATTATGCGGAAGCGCATATACTAAAAGGGAGCGTAGCAGTGCAGCAACAATTCAAGTCCTTTTTGGACAGCCATGGTGTGACAGGCGCGATTCGCGAAGAGGGAGAGCTGACGATTCTTAGCTTAAATGGAAAGTCTGCGCATGCGGCGGAACCTAACGATGGCATCAATGCGGCGGTTTTGCTTGCGACTTTTTTGAATCAGATTTTTCAAGAGGGAGCATCTAAAAACTTTACGCAGTTTATCGTGGATGCATTTGCTCAGGATTCACGTGGGCATTTTCTTGGCTTAGCATTTGAGGATGGATCATCAGGAGAGACAACATTGAATGCAGGCATTGTGAGATTCAATCCGGCAGAGGGCGGAGAAATCCGTGTGAGCATGCGCTATTCCGTCACTTGTCCATTCGAAGAGGCAATGACAGCATGCATGGAGCGATTGAAAAATAGCGCATTCGCAGTAGATATTCAAGCGAATTCGGCACCACATTATGTCGATGCAAATGAACCACTTATCCAGACGCTGCAAAAAGTGTATACTGAACATACCGGCGAACGAGCTGAACTATTAGCAATTGGTGGAGGGACGTACGCGCGTGTCCTTAAAAAAGGCGTTGCTTTTGGCATGTTGTTTCCGGGAAGGGAAGATGTTGCGCATCAAGCGGATGAATATGTCTATTTAGAGGATCTTGTAAAGGCAACTGCAATCTATGCAGATGCCATTAGTAGACTTGTATGCGGAAAAACGGAAGGGGAATAA
- the dat gene encoding D-amino-acid transaminase, which produces MTVYFMDGQFMDQSGVAVSVDDRGYYFGDGVYEVIKVYGGELYTAEEHISRLFQSATKIKMTIPYTEAQLLEVSRQLIEKNAIGEGHIYMQVTRGVAPRVHHFPEPTVSSVVTAYAVNSPRPVAKIENGVPVKSVEDVRWLRCDIKSLNLLGNVLAKQEAHEAGCVEALLHRSGVVTEGSSSNMFGVKDGMLYTHPATNLILNGITRQVLLGLCKELGIPVEEKAFTLDEAFEMDEFFLTSTTSEVMPVTSIDGRLIGDGQPGEWTVKLQQAFTLQTPSLVKGQ; this is translated from the coding sequence ATGACAGTTTATTTTATGGACGGGCAGTTCATGGATCAGAGTGGGGTAGCAGTTTCAGTAGATGATCGCGGGTATTATTTCGGTGATGGGGTGTATGAAGTTATCAAAGTGTACGGTGGGGAATTGTACACGGCGGAAGAACATATTAGTCGATTATTTCAAAGTGCGACGAAGATTAAAATGACGATACCTTATACGGAAGCACAACTACTAGAAGTTTCACGTCAATTGATTGAGAAGAATGCAATTGGAGAAGGGCATATTTATATGCAAGTGACACGAGGAGTTGCTCCACGGGTACATCATTTCCCAGAACCGACTGTTTCGTCTGTCGTAACAGCTTATGCAGTAAACAGCCCAAGACCTGTTGCTAAAATTGAGAATGGGGTCCCTGTTAAATCAGTCGAGGACGTTCGCTGGTTGCGTTGTGACATCAAGAGTTTGAACTTGCTTGGCAATGTGTTGGCGAAACAAGAAGCACATGAGGCAGGCTGCGTGGAAGCACTTCTCCACCGCAGTGGTGTTGTTACGGAAGGTTCTTCATCCAATATGTTTGGTGTGAAGGACGGCATGCTGTATACGCATCCTGCGACAAACCTTATTTTGAACGGTATCACACGTCAAGTTTTACTTGGTCTATGTAAAGAGCTTGGCATTCCGGTGGAAGAAAAAGCGTTCACACTCGATGAAGCTTTTGAAATGGATGAGTTTTTCTTAACATCTACCACTTCTGAAGTGATGCCAGTTACGTCAATTGATGGGCGTCTGATTGGTGATGGGCAGCCTGGGGAATGGACAGTGAAATTACAACAAGCGTTCACGTTACAAACCCCGTCACTAGTTAAGGGGCAGTGA
- a CDS encoding NERD domain-containing protein, with the protein MAQLVKLLDYVSRYENDLSHYPTQYIRLKRYQWDRLKLQWENGADHLMEWQQSEEEAAEQPEEGKWFSPFFRLFGRRKEAVEEEELEEDNEEEVFEFTPHMTYSPSSLDQLRKHYLDQLFHFQIKWASSTLLDKSKVDPRFLRDSLLRSFAQQLPDNYLLFYYPILLLKKAPVELDIIIVTPVECMCITVLEQEEVAAFVGSGERFWMKKVGESESKLLNPLISLNRMSTIVSGLFKAQDIDFPVKKYLISRNGYIDYPGSPYDVKIVDRRSYEEWFSVLQKLPVPMKSTQFKAAQALLEVGETTAMSQLFGQDEEQEEIE; encoded by the coding sequence ATGGCACAACTTGTCAAACTGCTCGATTACGTTTCCCGCTATGAAAATGACTTATCCCATTATCCTACACAGTATATTCGCTTAAAAAGGTATCAGTGGGATCGGCTAAAGCTTCAATGGGAAAATGGGGCCGACCATTTAATGGAGTGGCAACAAAGTGAAGAAGAGGCGGCTGAACAACCGGAAGAGGGAAAGTGGTTTTCCCCCTTTTTCCGGTTATTCGGTAGGCGAAAAGAGGCAGTTGAAGAGGAAGAGCTTGAAGAGGATAACGAAGAGGAAGTATTTGAGTTTACTCCTCATATGACGTATAGCCCATCAAGTCTTGACCAGTTACGTAAGCACTATTTAGATCAGCTGTTTCATTTTCAAATTAAATGGGCGAGTTCAACGTTACTGGACAAGTCGAAGGTTGATCCGCGTTTTTTACGCGATTCCTTATTACGCAGCTTTGCACAGCAGTTACCTGATAATTATTTGTTGTTCTATTATCCAATTTTACTATTGAAAAAAGCACCTGTTGAACTGGATATCATTATTGTAACTCCTGTAGAATGCATGTGTATTACTGTGCTTGAACAGGAGGAAGTAGCTGCGTTTGTGGGCAGTGGAGAGCGATTTTGGATGAAAAAAGTAGGAGAATCAGAATCGAAATTGCTGAATCCACTTATTTCATTGAACCGAATGAGCACGATTGTTTCTGGGCTTTTCAAAGCGCAGGACATCGATTTTCCTGTGAAGAAATATTTGATTTCCCGCAATGGCTATATCGATTATCCAGGTTCTCCGTATGATGTGAAAATTGTTGATAGGCGATCGTATGAAGAATGGTTCTCTGTACTGCAAAAATTGCCTGTACCCATGAAATCCACCCAATTTAAAGCGGCGCAAGCCTTACTTGAGGTCGGAGAAACAACTGCGATGAGTCAATTGTTTGGGCAGGATGAGGAACAAGAAGAAATAGAATAA
- the trmB gene encoding tRNA (guanosine(46)-N7)-methyltransferase TrmB, with the protein MRLRNKPWARDFMAEHPDVLLAEPKKMNNGWHALFGNDHPIHVEVGTGMGQFIIGMALANPDVNYIGIEHFDNVIVAALEKAIEAGKPSNLRLFRANGVELVDMFHPGEIDRVYLNFSDPWPKTRHIKRRLTHETFLKLYESVLVPGGEIHFKTDNRGLFEYSLVSMSEYGMKLRYVSLDLHAEMPEDNIMTEYEEKFSAKGQPIYRLEMQYEN; encoded by the coding sequence ATGAGACTTCGCAATAAACCGTGGGCAAGGGATTTCATGGCAGAACATCCCGATGTCCTTTTAGCAGAACCTAAAAAAATGAACAATGGCTGGCATGCCCTTTTTGGCAATGATCATCCGATCCATGTGGAAGTGGGAACGGGTATGGGGCAATTCATTATCGGCATGGCACTAGCCAACCCTGATGTGAATTATATTGGTATCGAACACTTTGATAATGTGATTGTAGCTGCGCTTGAAAAAGCGATTGAAGCGGGTAAACCATCGAATTTGCGACTCTTTCGTGCAAATGGCGTAGAGCTTGTAGATATGTTCCATCCGGGAGAAATTGATCGGGTCTATTTGAATTTTTCTGATCCATGGCCGAAAACGAGACATATCAAACGTAGATTGACACATGAAACGTTTTTAAAGCTGTATGAATCGGTACTTGTTCCAGGCGGAGAAATCCATTTTAAAACGGATAATCGAGGCTTGTTTGAGTATTCATTGGTATCGATGTCCGAATATGGCATGAAACTGCGCTATGTATCGCTTGATTTGCATGCAGAGATGCCAGAAGACAATATTATGACGGAATACGAAGAGAAGTTTTCTGCAAAGGGGCAGCCGATTTACAGGCTTGAAATGCAATACGAGAATTGA
- a CDS encoding MBL fold metallo-hydrolase: MDTYTFHNMELTWLDGGVSYLDGGTMFGVVPKALWSRRYEVDNDNLIELRSDPILIRYEGKNMLIDSGIGKDKLGEKMKRNLGVRAETRVEESLRELDLTPEDIDMVLMTHLHNDHAAGLTEKQGDTFVSAFPNAVIYVSQVEWDEMRNPNIRSKNTYWKENWEPIQQQVQTFEESLTVVPGVEMLHTGGHSDGHSVIKLTQNGETILHMGDIMPTQAHSNPLWVLAYDDYPMTSIFAKEKLMKEALAGGYKFIFYHDAFYRLVKWNADGKELVESVKRSR; encoded by the coding sequence ATGGATACATATACGTTTCATAATATGGAGTTAACGTGGCTAGATGGGGGCGTCAGCTATTTGGATGGAGGCACGATGTTCGGCGTTGTTCCGAAAGCGCTGTGGTCAAGGCGCTATGAAGTGGATAATGACAACTTAATCGAACTGAGGTCCGATCCGATTTTAATCCGTTATGAAGGAAAAAATATGTTGATTGATTCGGGGATTGGGAAAGATAAACTCGGTGAGAAAATGAAGCGTAACTTAGGCGTCCGAGCAGAAACACGAGTGGAAGAAAGCTTAAGGGAGCTTGACTTGACACCGGAAGATATTGATATGGTGCTAATGACGCATTTACACAATGACCATGCAGCTGGTTTGACGGAAAAGCAAGGCGATACTTTTGTTTCTGCTTTTCCAAATGCCGTCATCTATGTATCCCAAGTCGAGTGGGATGAGATGCGCAATCCGAATATTCGATCCAAAAATACGTATTGGAAAGAAAATTGGGAGCCTATCCAACAGCAAGTGCAAACGTTCGAAGAGAGTTTAACAGTTGTACCTGGCGTTGAAATGCTACACACAGGTGGGCATAGCGATGGGCATAGCGTCATTAAATTGACCCAAAATGGGGAAACGATACTTCATATGGGAGATATTATGCCAACGCAAGCGCATAGTAATCCACTATGGGTACTTGCATATGATGATTATCCAATGACTTCGATTTTTGCGAAAGAGAAGTTGATGAAAGAGGCACTTGCGGGGGGATACAAATTTATTTTTTATCATGATGCTTTTTACAGACTTGTGAAGTGGAACGCTGATGGTAAGGAACTTGTAGAATCCGTTAAACGTTCGCGATAA
- a CDS encoding M42 family metallopeptidase, whose product MQKETLEMFRTLTELPGAPGNEYAVRQYMRSELGKYADELIQDNLGGIFGVRKGPEDGPRIMVAGHMDEVGFMVSAITDNGMIRFQPLGGWWSQVLLAQRVEIITDKGPIIGVIGSIPPHLLSDAVRNKPMDMKNMLIDIGADDKEDAIRIGIRPGQQIVPICPFTPMANDKKILAKAWDNRYGCGLAIELLKELHGEKLPNHLYSGANVMEEVGLRGAQAAATMINPDLFFALDASPANDASGDKNEFGQLGKGTLLRIFDRSMVTHRGMREFILDMAETHNIPYQYFISQGGTDAGRVHVANEGVPSAVIGICSRYIHTSGSIIHTDDYAAAKELLVKLVRACDKTTVETIKQNV is encoded by the coding sequence ATGCAAAAAGAAACGCTAGAGATGTTCAGGACATTGACGGAGCTTCCAGGGGCTCCAGGCAATGAATACGCAGTACGGCAATATATGCGTAGTGAATTAGGAAAGTATGCAGATGAATTGATTCAAGATAATCTTGGTGGGATTTTTGGTGTGCGAAAAGGGCCAGAAGATGGGCCGCGAATTATGGTTGCGGGCCATATGGATGAGGTTGGTTTCATGGTGAGCGCCATTACGGATAATGGGATGATTCGCTTTCAACCGCTCGGGGGGTGGTGGAGCCAAGTATTGCTAGCACAGCGCGTTGAAATTATAACAGACAAGGGACCTATTATCGGGGTCATTGGTTCCATTCCACCACATTTGCTAAGTGATGCAGTGCGCAATAAGCCGATGGATATGAAAAACATGCTGATTGATATTGGTGCGGATGATAAAGAAGATGCCATACGAATAGGGATTCGTCCTGGTCAACAGATTGTACCAATTTGTCCATTTACACCGATGGCGAATGATAAAAAAATTCTCGCAAAAGCATGGGATAACCGCTATGGGTGTGGGCTGGCAATTGAATTGTTAAAAGAATTGCATGGTGAAAAGCTACCGAACCATTTGTATTCGGGAGCAAATGTCATGGAAGAAGTCGGGCTACGTGGGGCACAGGCAGCGGCAACGATGATTAACCCAGACTTGTTCTTTGCATTAGACGCAAGCCCAGCAAATGATGCGTCAGGTGATAAGAATGAATTTGGTCAACTTGGTAAAGGCACATTGCTCCGTATTTTTGACCGTTCGATGGTGACACATCGTGGCATGCGTGAATTTATTTTGGATATGGCAGAAACACATAATATTCCGTATCAATATTTCATTTCACAAGGTGGTACGGATGCGGGGCGGGTTCACGTTGCAAATGAAGGTGTGCCAAGTGCGGTCATTGGGATTTGCTCACGGTATATTCATACATCTGGTTCAATTATCCACACAGACGATTACGCAGCGGCGAAAGAGCTACTCGTCAAGCTTGTGCGAGCATGCGATAAAACGACGGTGGAAACCATTAAACAGAACGTATAA